A section of the Longimicrobiales bacterium genome encodes:
- a CDS encoding trypsin-like peptidase domain-containing protein, producing the protein MTEKKSMYDPLKAKSRVVIVAATVGLLAVGVASGLGWTSASHAMPSIAAEVQVPASAVQPALDLSDAFTNLADAVTPAVVRIESRRTVQPRSREEVPEQFRQFFDEQNQGEAEPPRSAISGGSGFIVSNDGYILTNNHVVEGSTDVRVYFPDRRYFPARIVGADPFTDVAVIKVDVDENLPTMAFGNSDQIKVGEWILAIGNPGFGASTQLDFTVTAGIISARGRGLRLLQQDIFNDPRFDRSLSGYAIEDFIQTDAVINPGNSGGPMVNLRGQVVGINSAIASTTGVYQGYGFAIPINLARRVMEDLVEYGHVRRPRIGVQIEDVESEDAEIYGLPSVSGILVQGVPEGPSIGVLEPEDVIVGLDGQPVGYVSELQAEIAERRPGDRVVLTIYRNMQRTEVDVLLGEAPINNIPTVVVATPGNAEERLGIQVEALDGSGAAEAWDDPNGVILTDVARGSAAERRGVAAYRGTKLIQINDQHIQLPSDVRAALDGIETGQIISLHFLDRVGEERVVNVRMP; encoded by the coding sequence ATGACGGAGAAGAAGTCGATGTATGACCCTCTGAAGGCCAAGTCCCGAGTTGTCATCGTCGCGGCGACGGTGGGTCTCCTCGCGGTCGGCGTTGCGAGCGGGCTGGGGTGGACGAGCGCATCGCATGCGATGCCCTCAATCGCCGCGGAAGTCCAGGTGCCTGCGTCTGCCGTTCAGCCGGCGCTCGATCTCAGTGACGCCTTCACGAACTTGGCCGACGCGGTCACGCCAGCGGTGGTCCGAATCGAAAGCAGGCGGACCGTCCAGCCGAGGAGTCGCGAAGAAGTACCTGAGCAGTTCCGCCAGTTCTTCGATGAGCAGAACCAAGGTGAGGCTGAACCTCCGCGGTCGGCGATTTCTGGCGGTAGCGGGTTCATCGTCTCGAACGACGGGTATATTCTTACGAACAACCATGTGGTCGAGGGATCGACCGACGTGCGGGTGTATTTCCCCGACCGTCGCTACTTCCCTGCCCGGATCGTCGGCGCGGACCCATTCACCGATGTCGCAGTCATCAAGGTCGACGTCGATGAGAATTTGCCGACAATGGCCTTCGGGAATTCAGATCAGATCAAGGTCGGCGAGTGGATCCTAGCGATCGGGAACCCGGGCTTCGGTGCATCCACCCAGCTCGACTTCACCGTGACCGCTGGAATCATCAGCGCACGCGGTCGCGGACTGCGGCTCCTCCAGCAGGACATCTTCAACGATCCGCGATTCGATCGATCCCTCTCCGGGTACGCGATCGAGGACTTCATCCAGACCGACGCGGTCATCAACCCCGGGAACTCCGGTGGTCCGATGGTGAACCTGCGCGGTCAGGTCGTGGGCATAAATTCTGCGATCGCATCGACGACCGGAGTCTATCAAGGGTACGGATTCGCCATCCCGATCAACCTGGCGCGCCGGGTTATGGAAGATCTGGTTGAGTATGGACATGTGCGACGGCCCCGCATCGGCGTCCAGATTGAGGACGTCGAGTCAGAGGACGCTGAAATCTATGGACTCCCCTCGGTCTCGGGCATCCTCGTGCAGGGAGTTCCCGAGGGACCGTCGATCGGAGTCCTCGAGCCGGAAGATGTTATCGTCGGGCTCGACGGACAGCCCGTTGGATATGTGTCTGAGCTACAGGCCGAGATCGCCGAGCGCCGGCCGGGTGATCGGGTGGTGCTGACGATCTACCGGAATATGCAGCGCACCGAAGTCGACGTCCTGCTGGGTGAAGCTCCGATCAACAATATCCCGACGGTAGTCGTGGCCACACCCGGGAATGCCGAGGAGCGTCTTGGAATCCAGGTCGAGGCTCTGGATGGAAGCGGCGCCGCGGAAGCGTGGGATGACCCAAACGGTGTCATCCTCACCGACGTGGCGCGCGGGAGCGCGGCGGAGCGACGGGGGGTCGCCGCCTACCGGGGCACGAAACTGATCCAGATCAACGATCAACATATTCAGTTGCCTTCCGACGTTCGGGCGGCACTCGATGGCATCGAGACTGGTCAGATTATCTCGCTCCACTTCCTAGACAGAGTCGGCGAAGAGAGAGTCGTGAACGTCCGTATGCCCTAG
- the dnaK gene encoding molecular chaperone DnaK, protein MGKVIGIDLGTSNSVVAVMEGGEPVVIPNAEGGRTTPSVVAFTKDGERLVGQVARRQAITNPENTVFSIKRFMGRRHDEVGEEEKLVPYDVTRGAKDRVTVKIPNADESYTPPEISAMILQKMRQTAEDYLGTEVNQAVITVPAYFNDAQRQATTDAGKIAGLEVLRIINEPTAAALAYGLERKKEEKIAVFDLGGGTYDISILELGDGVFEVKSTNGDTHLGGDDYDQRIINWLVEEFKKDQGIDLSTDSMALQRLKEAGEKAKMELSTTMSSDINLPFITATQDGPKHLNYSLTRAKFEQLVESLNQRTIPPMAAALKDAGLTTDDIDEVILVGGSTRIPKVQEIVKEFFGKDPHRGVNPDEVVAVGAAIQGGVLAGEVTDVLLLDVTPLSLGIETLGGVMTPLIERNTTIPTKKAEVFSTAEDNQTTVEIHVLQGERKMAMDNKTIGKFQLTGIPPAHRGLPQVEVTFDIDANGILQVSALDKTTGKEQKIRIEASSGLSDTEIDDMVKEAEANAAEDEERRSKVESRNQLDSLVYQVEKDSAEWGEMVGEEAKSRLDEATTAAKEALKGDDLEVINTARDELMQAFSAAGQEMYQSQAAESAEEGADEAGAEFDDQEAEVADDAAPSDDEDVVEADYEIVDEEK, encoded by the coding sequence ATGGGTAAAGTCATCGGCATCGACCTCGGAACCTCGAACTCAGTGGTCGCGGTCATGGAGGGTGGTGAGCCCGTCGTGATCCCCAATGCAGAAGGCGGACGCACGACCCCCTCAGTGGTCGCGTTCACCAAAGATGGGGAACGGCTCGTGGGCCAGGTGGCCCGCCGTCAGGCGATCACGAACCCGGAGAACACCGTGTTCTCCATCAAGCGGTTCATGGGCCGTCGTCACGACGAAGTAGGTGAGGAAGAGAAGCTCGTCCCTTACGACGTGACGCGGGGCGCGAAAGATCGTGTCACGGTGAAGATCCCCAACGCGGACGAGTCGTACACGCCGCCGGAGATCAGTGCGATGATTCTCCAAAAGATGCGGCAGACCGCTGAAGACTACCTGGGCACCGAGGTGAACCAGGCTGTCATCACCGTCCCCGCTTACTTCAACGATGCTCAGCGTCAGGCGACCACGGACGCCGGCAAGATTGCGGGCCTCGAAGTGCTTCGGATCATCAACGAACCGACGGCTGCAGCGCTGGCATACGGCCTAGAGCGAAAGAAGGAAGAAAAGATCGCGGTATTCGATCTCGGTGGTGGTACCTACGACATCTCGATTCTCGAGCTCGGAGACGGTGTCTTCGAGGTCAAGTCGACGAATGGTGACACCCACCTTGGTGGAGATGACTACGACCAGCGCATCATCAACTGGCTTGTCGAAGAATTCAAGAAAGATCAGGGCATCGACCTTTCCACGGATTCCATGGCACTCCAGCGCCTCAAGGAGGCCGGAGAAAAGGCCAAGATGGAGCTGTCGACGACGATGTCGTCCGACATCAATCTGCCGTTCATCACTGCCACTCAGGACGGTCCGAAGCACCTGAACTACAGCCTCACAAGGGCCAAATTCGAGCAGCTAGTGGAGAGCTTGAACCAGCGGACGATTCCTCCGATGGCAGCTGCGTTGAAGGACGCTGGGCTGACGACCGACGACATCGACGAGGTCATTCTCGTCGGTGGCTCGACCCGGATCCCCAAGGTTCAGGAAATCGTGAAGGAGTTCTTCGGCAAGGATCCTCACCGGGGCGTGAACCCGGACGAGGTCGTGGCCGTCGGTGCGGCGATCCAAGGTGGGGTGCTTGCCGGTGAGGTAACGGACGTCCTACTTCTCGACGTCACACCTCTATCCCTCGGCATTGAAACGCTGGGCGGGGTCATGACACCGCTGATCGAGCGAAACACCACGATTCCGACCAAGAAAGCTGAAGTGTTCTCGACGGCTGAGGACAACCAGACCACGGTCGAGATCCACGTGCTCCAGGGTGAGCGGAAGATGGCGATGGACAACAAGACCATCGGCAAGTTCCAGCTCACCGGCATTCCACCGGCACACCGCGGCCTGCCTCAGGTAGAGGTGACCTTCGATATCGACGCGAACGGAATCCTGCAGGTGTCCGCGCTCGACAAGACGACGGGCAAGGAACAGAAGATCCGCATCGAGGCATCGAGTGGCCTGTCCGACACCGAGATCGACGACATGGTGAAGGAAGCCGAGGCAAACGCGGCGGAGGACGAGGAGCGTCGCTCCAAGGTCGAGTCTCGCAATCAGCTCGACTCACTCGTGTACCAGGTAGAGAAGGACAGCGCCGAGTGGGGCGAGATGGTCGGGGAAGAGGCGAAGTCCCGCCTCGATGAGGCGACGACCGCCGCCAAGGAAGCATTGAAGGGCGACGACCTAGAAGTAATCAACACAGCGCGTGATGAACTGATGCAGGCGTTCAGCGCGGCGGGACAGGAGATGTATCAGTCCCAGGCCGCGGAGTCTGCGGAAGAGGGCGCTGACGAAGCTGGAGCGGAGTTCGACGACCAGGAGGCCGAGGTCGCGGACGATGCAGCTCCTTCCGATGATGAAGACGTGGTCGAAGCGGACTACGAGATCGTCGACGAAGAGAAGTAG
- a CDS encoding purine-nucleoside phosphorylase, with protein sequence MFDANRAADFMRSRQVGSPSAAVVLGSGLAELEQMLEASAVVRMDELPGLPSTTVQGHGGRFVFGRVGSREVLLQGGRYHAYEGHPNRILTAPMRVLAALGVEVVIMTNAAGGLRSDLRRGDLVLLEDQVNFSFRAPLAGPVEGFEDRFPDMSAPYDLELQGIATGAAMSLGIPLSRGTYAGVLGPAYETRAEVGMLRELGGDVVGMSTAPEVIAARAAGLRVLGLSLVTNRATGLGEARIAHSDVLEQGAQAGARLSRLVLEILRTI encoded by the coding sequence GTGTTTGACGCCAACCGGGCTGCGGATTTCATGCGGTCCCGACAAGTGGGCAGTCCTTCTGCAGCGGTTGTTCTGGGATCTGGACTCGCTGAACTGGAGCAGATGCTCGAAGCGTCTGCCGTCGTGCGCATGGATGAGTTGCCAGGTCTGCCTTCGACCACGGTCCAGGGCCACGGCGGGCGGTTCGTCTTCGGTCGCGTTGGATCGAGAGAGGTGCTGCTCCAGGGGGGGCGGTACCACGCGTATGAAGGGCACCCGAACCGAATCTTAACCGCCCCCATGCGCGTCCTCGCCGCCCTCGGGGTCGAGGTCGTGATCATGACAAACGCCGCCGGAGGCCTCAGGTCAGACCTTCGGCGTGGCGATTTGGTTCTCTTGGAGGACCAAGTCAATTTCTCGTTTCGGGCACCTCTCGCAGGACCGGTGGAGGGTTTCGAAGATCGATTCCCCGATATGAGCGCCCCCTACGATCTAGAACTTCAGGGCATTGCTACCGGAGCGGCCATGTCCCTTGGGATTCCACTGTCTCGCGGGACTTACGCCGGCGTGCTTGGCCCTGCCTACGAGACTCGGGCGGAGGTGGGTATGCTTCGAGAGTTGGGTGGCGACGTCGTCGGGATGTCTACCGCTCCGGAGGTCATTGCCGCCCGGGCAGCCGGGCTGCGGGTGCTGGGTCTTTCTCTGGTCACGAACCGTGCGACGGGCCTGGGGGAAGCGCGCATCGCCCATTCCGACGTTCTGGAACAGGGAGCTCAGGCCGGGGCTCGATTGTCGCGGTTGGTCCTCGAGATTCTTCGGACGATCTGA
- the thiD gene encoding bifunctional hydroxymethylpyrimidine kinase/phosphomethylpyrimidine kinase translates to MMVNSTKTPIALTVAGSDSGGGAGIQADLKTFHQFGVFGTSAVTAVTAQNTTGVHTIHEIPLEVVLAQIDAVVSDIRPAAFKTGMLATNAITVGVANAVRQHQLRGYVMDPVMVATSGDRLLAPDAENAMRTHLLPLATIVTPNMDEASLLTGRPVGTPAEMGDAARALVDQGAGAALVTGGHLDTEVIDIFWDGTVEHRWPRPRIETRHTHGTGCTLSAVITARLACGDGVADAVDAAVCFIHRAIGSAPGLGSGHGPVNHFAPTD, encoded by the coding sequence ATGATGGTGAATTCGACGAAAACCCCGATAGCACTGACTGTTGCCGGCAGTGACTCCGGCGGCGGTGCCGGTATCCAGGCCGACCTGAAGACTTTTCATCAGTTCGGAGTATTCGGAACCAGCGCGGTAACCGCAGTCACGGCACAGAATACCACCGGCGTGCACACGATACACGAGATTCCGCTCGAAGTCGTACTCGCGCAGATCGACGCAGTCGTATCGGACATTCGCCCTGCAGCCTTCAAAACCGGTATGCTCGCGACTAATGCCATCACGGTGGGGGTCGCCAATGCCGTTCGACAGCATCAACTCCGGGGCTACGTCATGGATCCAGTGATGGTGGCGACCAGTGGGGATCGCCTTCTGGCACCGGACGCGGAGAACGCGATGCGGACCCACCTCCTTCCCCTTGCGACCATCGTCACGCCCAACATGGACGAAGCTTCTCTGCTCACGGGGCGTCCCGTCGGGACCCCGGCCGAGATGGGGGACGCTGCCCGGGCTCTCGTTGATCAGGGTGCGGGCGCAGCTCTCGTCACCGGCGGGCACCTCGACACGGAGGTCATCGACATCTTTTGGGACGGGACTGTCGAGCACCGGTGGCCACGTCCACGAATTGAGACGCGCCACACTCACGGCACCGGGTGCACCCTTTCTGCCGTGATCACCGCAAGGCTCGCCTGCGGTGACGGAGTCGCCGATGCGGTCGACGCAGCAGTTTGCTTCATCCATCGAGCGATCGGGAGCGCTCCGGGCCTCGGCAGCGGCCACGGGCCGGTGAATCACTTCGCCCCGACGGATTGA
- a CDS encoding RNA methyltransferase gives MELSQHRARLIQHLRKRKSREREGLVLVEGVRAVTEALDAGARVSFAVAAPIAGASYMGRDVVDRLADVDVVDVDDKTLVSLSDTERPQGLMLVCEQPESDASQVVGTSTLILDAVQDPGNVGALIRSAVAFGFGGVVVLDGTGDPWGAKAVRAAAGMTFRIPVHSCGADSAITAISESGSTLYCASAEGEPLRGLRQGRGTSARGVGFALVLGNEGAGVREALREAADFIVSVEMNGAAESLNVGIAGSILMHELTRTDE, from the coding sequence GTGGAACTGAGCCAGCATCGAGCGCGTCTGATCCAGCATCTCCGGAAGCGCAAATCCCGCGAACGTGAAGGACTGGTTCTGGTCGAAGGCGTCCGGGCAGTCACCGAGGCGCTCGATGCGGGGGCACGGGTGTCTTTCGCCGTCGCGGCACCAATCGCCGGAGCGTCTTATATGGGACGGGACGTGGTCGATCGCCTCGCCGATGTCGACGTAGTCGACGTGGACGATAAGACGCTCGTTTCCCTCTCGGACACGGAGCGCCCCCAGGGCCTCATGTTGGTTTGCGAGCAACCCGAGTCCGATGCCAGCCAGGTCGTTGGCACGAGCACGCTGATTCTGGACGCGGTTCAGGATCCAGGGAATGTCGGAGCACTGATTCGTTCGGCGGTCGCATTCGGCTTTGGTGGTGTGGTTGTGCTGGACGGTACCGGGGACCCATGGGGGGCCAAAGCGGTTCGAGCGGCCGCAGGGATGACGTTTCGCATTCCCGTGCACTCCTGTGGTGCCGACTCCGCGATTACGGCGATCAGTGAGAGTGGCTCGACCCTGTACTGTGCCTCTGCCGAAGGCGAGCCGCTCCGAGGCCTGCGACAAGGGCGCGGAACGTCGGCCAGAGGCGTGGGGTTCGCGCTCGTGCTCGGGAACGAGGGGGCCGGGGTTCGGGAAGCGCTTCGAGAGGCAGCAGACTTTATCGTCTCAGTGGAGATGAACGGCGCTGCCGAGTCATTGAACGTGGGGATCGCGGGGTCGATTCTGATGCACGAACTGACACGGACAGACGAGTGA
- a CDS encoding prepilin peptidase, which translates to MPLLAGGYGLLIGSFLNVCSLRWPVDESVVRPRSKCPKCNTMIACYDNIPVASWIVLRGRCRSCGVPVSMQYPLVELTTGLMWAGAFALHGPSWEALRGSVFLTMLLGISISDARFYIIPDQFSIGGAVIGFGMSFLAGGIGWTQSLMGAAAGYGVLWFVGATGTWMIKRLQPGRLEEAGVDQAMGGGDIKMMAMVGSFLGLWGVALTIFLGSVVALVTILLRAIFAMAKSGTESDELERLIPFGVFLAAGGGVAWVWGAALVNWYLSSVIGL; encoded by the coding sequence ATGCCATTACTGGCCGGGGGGTATGGGTTGTTGATTGGGTCCTTCCTCAACGTCTGCTCGCTCCGCTGGCCGGTTGACGAGTCGGTGGTTCGTCCCCGGTCCAAGTGCCCGAAGTGCAACACGATGATCGCCTGTTACGACAATATTCCGGTAGCCAGCTGGATCGTGCTTCGTGGAAGGTGTCGGTCGTGCGGTGTGCCTGTGTCGATGCAGTACCCGCTAGTGGAGCTCACGACCGGGCTGATGTGGGCAGGAGCCTTCGCGCTGCATGGCCCGTCGTGGGAAGCACTGAGAGGGAGCGTCTTCCTGACGATGCTGTTAGGCATATCTATCTCTGATGCCCGGTTCTACATCATTCCCGACCAGTTTTCGATCGGTGGTGCCGTGATCGGTTTCGGGATGTCTTTTCTTGCCGGTGGCATCGGCTGGACTCAGTCGCTCATGGGAGCCGCCGCGGGATACGGAGTGCTCTGGTTTGTTGGCGCGACCGGCACCTGGATGATCAAGCGGCTGCAGCCGGGCCGGCTGGAGGAAGCAGGCGTCGATCAGGCGATGGGTGGTGGAGATATCAAGATGATGGCGATGGTAGGCTCGTTCCTCGGACTCTGGGGGGTGGCCCTGACCATTTTCCTTGGCTCGGTCGTCGCACTCGTGACGATTCTGTTGCGGGCGATCTTCGCGATGGCAAAGAGCGGTACAGAGAGCGACGAGCTTGAGCGCTTGATCCCCTTCGGCGTATTCCTCGCGGCGGGGGGTGGGGTCGCCTGGGTTTGGGGAGCTGCCCTCGTGAACTGGTACCTGTCGAGCGTGATCGGATTGTAG
- a CDS encoding gamma carbonic anhydrase family protein, translating to MAELTPTPTIIPFNGKVPRIDPSAFVAPTAVIIGDVTIGAECSIWWGAVLRGDNPNHGIVVGARTSVQDNCVVHVGDWAPTVIGEDVTVGHGAKFESCAIGDRTVVGMNAVILQRAVVGSECVLAANTVVLERAEIPARSVVAGVPGVVKKTIEGSAAEWIKGGGAHYVALSRQYLAAGIGRVTSE from the coding sequence GTGGCTGAACTGACCCCGACTCCAACGATCATACCTTTTAATGGGAAGGTCCCTCGAATTGACCCCAGCGCTTTCGTTGCCCCGACCGCCGTGATCATCGGCGATGTGACGATCGGTGCGGAATGCAGCATCTGGTGGGGAGCGGTGCTTCGAGGCGACAACCCGAATCACGGGATCGTCGTCGGCGCACGGACGAGCGTACAGGACAACTGCGTTGTCCATGTAGGTGACTGGGCTCCCACCGTGATTGGCGAGGACGTCACGGTCGGACACGGAGCGAAGTTCGAAAGCTGCGCCATCGGAGATCGGACCGTCGTCGGGATGAATGCGGTAATTCTGCAACGGGCGGTGGTAGGGAGCGAGTGTGTTCTCGCGGCCAATACCGTCGTGCTCGAGCGTGCTGAGATACCAGCCAGAAGCGTGGTAGCGGGGGTCCCCGGTGTGGTTAAAAAAACCATCGAGGGGTCTGCCGCCGAGTGGATCAAGGGTGGCGGCGCACACTACGTGGCGCTATCCCGGCAGTACCTCGCTGCAGGTATCGGCCGAGTTACCAGTGAGTGA
- a CDS encoding hemolysin family protein translates to MIAIAAAVVVALLLTSAVLTAVHDAVFQIGRSRVRTLIEEGFDGAETLNRLRGNKQNVQASVRLVTQALNLSALAVIALTDVSTWGMLGPVPSILIGMVIVVLVADLIPHMIAARRPVRLALSASPMLLVVERVARPLTMPVNKLEDRLGANDDAITDEHRELREIQEIGEEEGLLEAGENRLVERAFRLDELTAWDVMVPRVDIFAWSEALTLAEVIDELEEVPHSRVPVYRESVDDITGIVYVREAYARYAKGERDVPLAQLAHPPFFVPGSSSCAQLLQDFQARRIHMGIVADEFGGIDGLVTLEDVLEELVGEIRDETDVEEEEITVISDRVVECEAGVDLRDLDEALDVNLPQGEHRSLNGFILDELGHVPRLGEHFETEAVRIEVLDASDTQVLRARVTKLDIADVDGG, encoded by the coding sequence ATGATCGCGATCGCTGCGGCCGTTGTTGTTGCCCTACTACTTACCTCGGCCGTGCTCACGGCCGTGCACGACGCCGTGTTCCAAATCGGGCGATCCCGTGTGCGTACGCTTATCGAAGAAGGATTCGATGGAGCGGAGACACTCAATCGATTGCGAGGAAATAAGCAGAACGTTCAGGCCAGCGTTCGGTTGGTCACTCAGGCCCTCAACCTGAGTGCGTTGGCGGTTATCGCACTAACGGACGTGTCAACGTGGGGGATGCTGGGCCCCGTCCCCAGTATCTTGATCGGAATGGTGATCGTCGTGCTGGTCGCGGATTTGATTCCTCACATGATCGCAGCCCGGCGCCCTGTGCGACTCGCTCTGTCCGCCTCTCCGATGCTACTCGTCGTCGAACGTGTCGCGAGACCGCTCACGATGCCCGTCAACAAGCTCGAGGACCGACTCGGGGCCAACGACGACGCGATCACGGATGAGCATCGCGAGTTGCGAGAGATCCAAGAGATCGGCGAGGAAGAAGGACTTCTGGAAGCAGGCGAAAATCGTCTGGTGGAAAGAGCCTTCCGCCTCGACGAACTGACCGCATGGGATGTGATGGTTCCGCGTGTGGACATCTTCGCCTGGAGTGAAGCTCTGACTCTGGCTGAGGTGATCGACGAACTCGAAGAGGTGCCCCACAGTCGGGTCCCGGTGTATCGAGAGTCGGTAGACGACATCACTGGCATCGTCTACGTCCGCGAAGCCTATGCTCGGTACGCAAAGGGTGAGCGCGACGTACCCCTCGCGCAGTTGGCGCACCCGCCATTCTTCGTGCCAGGCTCCTCTTCGTGCGCCCAGTTACTACAGGACTTCCAGGCTCGACGCATTCACATGGGCATCGTAGCAGATGAGTTCGGCGGAATTGACGGACTCGTGACGCTTGAGGATGTACTGGAGGAACTCGTCGGGGAGATCCGGGACGAGACGGACGTCGAAGAAGAGGAGATCACGGTGATCTCGGACAGAGTGGTTGAATGCGAGGCCGGCGTAGACCTGCGCGATCTGGACGAGGCTCTAGATGTGAACTTGCCGCAGGGCGAGCACCGATCGCTAAACGGCTTCATTCTGGACGAACTCGGCCACGTACCACGGCTTGGCGAACACTTCGAGACAGAAGCCGTGCGCATCGAGGTGCTCGATGCATCCGATACCCAGGTACTCCGGGCGAGAGTGACCAAGCTGGACATTGCGGACGTGGACGGTGGCTGA
- a CDS encoding MoxR family ATPase, with protein MTTTAEAPLVDRDVELLERAAEVADEMRIQVKKRIVGQKEVVDEMLTALLANGHALLVGVPGLAKTLLVQTVAEALDLQFSRIQFTPDLMPTDITGTEVIEEDRTTGRRVFRFVKGPIFANIILADEINRTPPKTQAALLEAMQERSVTAAGDTYILPPPFFVLATQNPIEQEGTYPLPEAQLDRFMLELPIYYPSKSEEEEIAMRTTGGEEQTVEPVLSAKELIDLQKMVRRIPAPPSLVSFAVRLARATRPGSEAAGVTGKYVSWGAGPRASQYLVLGAKALAASRGVAIPSYDDVRSVAPAVLAHRLVLNFEAEADGRSTRDVIRELLEESEGWT; from the coding sequence ATGACGACGACTGCCGAAGCCCCCCTCGTTGACCGCGACGTCGAGCTGCTCGAACGGGCCGCCGAGGTCGCAGACGAGATGCGCATACAAGTAAAGAAGCGCATTGTCGGTCAGAAGGAGGTGGTCGATGAGATGCTGACTGCTCTACTGGCGAACGGTCACGCCCTCCTTGTTGGCGTCCCGGGCCTAGCCAAGACGCTGCTGGTCCAGACGGTAGCAGAGGCGCTGGATCTTCAGTTCAGTCGGATCCAGTTCACGCCTGACCTCATGCCCACAGATATCACGGGCACCGAGGTAATCGAGGAGGACCGAACGACGGGCCGCCGGGTGTTCCGATTCGTAAAAGGCCCGATCTTCGCAAACATCATTCTGGCCGACGAGATCAACCGGACACCGCCCAAGACACAGGCGGCGCTGCTCGAAGCGATGCAGGAGCGGTCGGTTACCGCAGCGGGCGACACATACATCCTCCCACCTCCGTTCTTCGTGCTCGCGACGCAGAACCCGATCGAGCAAGAGGGGACCTACCCTTTGCCCGAGGCTCAGCTCGACCGCTTCATGCTGGAGCTACCGATCTACTACCCCTCGAAGTCGGAGGAAGAGGAGATCGCGATGCGCACGACGGGTGGTGAAGAGCAGACCGTCGAACCGGTCCTTTCCGCCAAAGAACTTATCGACCTCCAGAAGATGGTCCGTCGCATTCCGGCGCCACCCTCCCTGGTGTCGTTTGCTGTCCGCCTGGCACGAGCCACTCGCCCTGGAAGTGAGGCCGCAGGCGTCACCGGAAAATATGTCTCTTGGGGCGCCGGACCGCGCGCATCGCAGTACCTCGTGCTGGGCGCGAAAGCTCTGGCGGCGTCGCGGGGAGTCGCTATCCCGTCGTATGATGACGTACGGTCAGTAGCGCCCGCAGTTCTTGCCCACCGACTCGTTCTCAATTTCGAGGCAGAAGCCGATGGTCGAAGCACGCGGGACGTGATTCGCGAACTCCTGGAGGAGAGCGAGGGTTGGACGTAG
- a CDS encoding AtpZ/AtpI family protein — protein MMAGRGVDFMRFRTPEARRSEALIDDQKVSEQRREMMRASGQFMGHGLTWALAVLLFMGIGAWVDSKVGSAPILMVIGAFVGGGAGFYSLYSHIVIKPREMGQDPE, from the coding sequence ATGATGGCTGGACGGGGTGTCGATTTCATGCGATTTCGGACCCCGGAGGCCCGAAGGAGCGAGGCCTTGATCGACGACCAGAAGGTGTCGGAGCAGCGACGCGAAATGATGCGCGCCTCCGGTCAGTTCATGGGTCACGGTCTTACTTGGGCTCTCGCCGTTTTGCTCTTCATGGGAATTGGTGCATGGGTGGACTCAAAGGTGGGTTCGGCTCCGATCCTCATGGTCATCGGTGCGTTCGTCGGCGGCGGCGCAGGTTTCTACAGCTTGTATTCACATATCGTGATCAAACCGCGTGAGATGGGCCAAGACCCTGAATGA